One Aegilops tauschii subsp. strangulata cultivar AL8/78 chromosome 7, Aet v6.0, whole genome shotgun sequence genomic window carries:
- the LOC141027389 gene encoding uncharacterized protein yields MAPKTMVEADHDSKEWEFAAIPIREGVQDFIVWQFDSKGMHSVKSAYKLQVQWEKQAKSGDVGSSSTHIGNLDRCDDDSWKRLWKLPYPKNVQMFPWRIKHESLALWTNLQKRGIPIESTKCLFCERADEDGAHLFIKCKAVKEVWRDLSMEERIELEKIQSMHVMLDFLWGLSESKRVQILTMWWMWWSNQNRIREGEIPQMAYVVARRTRACALEYQQIYSVKQTARTPDKWRPPCGDKININVDGAFVPGSEHAGWGVVARSEDGHIICARAGRQENVTDAFVAEAYAMSHALSLAANLGVVQVVFESDLQLLVDALDLRKADSSAYSALIEDTKLQLNLWFSK; encoded by the exons ATGGCTCCCAAGACCATGGTCGAGGCAGATCATGACTCCAAGGAATGGGAGTTTGCTGCA ATTCCAATTAGGGAGGGAGTGCAGGATTTCATTGTTTGGCAATTCGATTCTAAAGGGATGCATTCAGTTAAGAGCGCGTACAAGCTCCAGGTCCAATGGGAGAAACAAGCAAAAAGTGGTGATGTGGGGAGCAGCTCAACACACATTGGCAATCTTGACCGATGTGATGATGATTCCTGGAAACGGTTGTGGAAGTTACCCTACCCAAAGAATGTTCAAATGTTTCCGTGGAGAATTAAACATGAGTCTTTGGCGCTCTGGACAAATCTACAGAAACGAGGCATCCCGATAGAAAGCACAAAATGTCTCTTTTGCGAAAGGGCTGATGAGGATGGAGCGCACCTGTTTATTAAGTGCAAGGCTGTGAAGGAAGTGTGGAGGGATCTGTCCATGGAGGAGAGAATAGAGCTGGAGAAAATCCAATCCATGCATGTTATGCTCGACTTCCTCTGGGGGCTGTCTGAGAGTAAACGCGTTCAGATCCTCACCATGTGGTGGATGTGGTGGAGCAACCAGAATAGAATCAGAGAAGGGGAGATCCCTCAAATGGCCTATGTAGTTGCCAGACGCACACGCGCTTGTGCATTGGAATACCAGCAGATATATTCAGTGAAGCAGACGGCTAGGACACCTGATAAATGGAGGCCGCCATGCGGGGACAAGATTAATATAAATGTTGATGGTGCTTTTGTGCCGGGATCAGAGCATGCAGGTTGGGGTGTTGTTGCTAGATCTGAGGATGGCCACATTATCTGTGCGCGTGCGGGCAGACAGGAGAATGTTACTGATGCATTTGTAGCAGAAGCCTATGCTATGTCCCATGCTTTGTCCCTCGCTGCGAACCTGGGAGTGGTGCAAGTGGTGTTTGAGTCAGACTTACAGCTCTTGGTGGATGCGTTGGACCTGAGGAAAGCTGATTCATCGGCTTACTCGGCGCTCATCGAGGACACGAAGCTCCAGCTCAACCTCTGGTTCTCGAAGTAG